A portion of the Tachysurus fulvidraco isolate hzauxx_2018 chromosome 8, HZAU_PFXX_2.0, whole genome shotgun sequence genome contains these proteins:
- the pagr1 gene encoding PAXIP1-associated glutamate-rich protein 1 produces MQAVEEAESSLSDRAETMGVKENEEKTTEEDTEKEGKGATKSEDMTEDEKDEEKDTELLEEDKEDEGTKEDEDMTNGRQREEDEWEIPYSDEELEEAKTWMPPPEEIKRLYELMAKEEMLELKWIPLPRRPPTPPRTPSPERDGENSDEDKQEESERKPPTPTEFDFEEEQSSMTPKNSFLGRRRTPGSSARSSVKRIAQLDKVLFDMKRHQKLEEQILRTGRDLFKSEKSAQERSSPSTQREREKERERDSDPSTIFSPRQRRY; encoded by the exons ATGCAGGCAGTGGAGGAAGCGGAGTCCTCGCTCTCAGACAGAGCAGAGACGATGGGTGTGAAGGAAAACGAGGAGAAAACCACAGAAGAGGACACAGAAAAAGAAGGCAAAGGAGCCACTAAATCCGAAGACATGACAGAGGATGAAAAAG ATGAGGAGAAAGACACAGAGTTACTGGAAGAAGACAAAGAGGACGAGGGAACAAAGGAGGATGAAGACATGACCAACGGACGCCAGCGGGAGGAAGACGAGTGGGAAATCCCATACAGCGACGAGGAGCTGGAGGAAGCTAAGACCTGGATGCCTCCACCTGAGGAGATCAAGCGTTTATATGAACTCATGGCTAAAGAAGAAATGCTGGAGCTGAAGTGGATCCCTTTACCTCGCAGACCTCCAACTCCACCACGCACTCCTTCTCCAGAGAGAGACGGCGAGAACTCGGACGAGGACAAGCAGGAGGAGAGCGAGCGCAA GCCTCCAACACCTACTGAGTTTGATTTTGAAGAAGAGCAAAGCTCCATGACTCCCAAGAATTCATTCCTTGGACGACGCAGAACACCAG GATCCTCCGCTCGTTCCTCTGTGAAGCGAATCGCTCAGCTCGACAAGGTGCTCTTCGACATGAAGCGCCACCAAAAGCTCGAAGAACAGATCCTCAGGACAGGTCGCGACCTTTTCAAAAGTGAAAAATCCGCACAAGAGCGCTCGTCCCCCAGCActcagagggaaagagaaaaggagagagagagagacagtgaccCCAGCACCATCTTCAGCCCCAGACAGAGGAGATACTGA